In Terriglobus aquaticus, the genomic window TCGCACCGCGCTGGGCAATCCTGAAATCGAATTTGTCGCGGTCAACGACCTCACCAGCCCCGCCACGCTGGCGCACCTGCTGAAGTACGACTCGATCCTCGGCAACCTGAAGAACGAGGTCACCGCCGGTGACGACTACATCAGCGTGGACGGCAAAAAGATCAAAGTCTTCGCCGAACGCGATCCCGCCAAGCTGCCCTGGGCTGAAGTGGGCGCACAGGTCGTCGTCGAGTCCACCGGCCACTTCACCGACGCCACCAAGGCCAAGGCACACCTGGGCGAGACCGTGAAGAAGGTGATCATCTCCGCTCCAGCGACGAACGAGGACGCGACCATTGTCCTAGGTGTGAACGAGGGCATCTACGACGCGGCGAAGCACCACGTGGTCAGCAACGCAAGCTGCACCACCAACTGCCTCGCACCGGTGGTCAAGGTGCTGCACGACACCTTCGGCATCACCAGCGGCATCATGACGACGATCCACAGCTACACCAACGATCAGGTCATCCTGGACTTCCCGCACAAAGACATTCGCCGTGCTCGTGCCGCCGCGCTCAGCATGATCCCCACCTCCACCGGCGCTGCGAAAGCCCTCAAGCTCGTCATCCCGGAGATGGCCGGCAAGCTCGACGGCTTCGCCATCCGCGTCCCCACACCCAACGTCTCGGTCGTCGACCTCACCTTCAACACGGAGAAGCCGATCACCATCGAATCCATAAACGCTGCCCTGAAGCAGGCATCGCTTGAAGGTCCGCTGAAGGGCTATCTCGGGTTCACGGACGAAGAGTTGGTCTCTGCTGACTTCCGAGGCGATTCGCGTTCCTCCATCGTCGATTCCAAGCTGACCAAGGTGGTCGGTGACAAGACCGGCAAGGTCATCAGTTGGTACGACAACGAGTGGGGCTACAGCTCGCGCGTGAAGGACATGATCCTGTTCCTCGCAGCCAAGGGGCTCTAACCAGAACTCCAGAACGGTCCAGCCAAACTCCGGCTGGACCGTTTTCGCATGGAGGAGACCGTTTTGGCCGCATCCCTCGAAATCACCGCCCCGCTTCGCGCACAGGCCATCAGTTCCATCCAGCGGTACGCGGAAGAGAACCTGGGCGACCCGCTCGGAGATCTCGCCGCCGGCAACCTCCTCGACTACTTCCTCTCGGAGATCGCACCGCTCATCTACAATCAGGCCGTCTCCGACGTGCAGGAGCGCCTGCAGCATCGCATCGGCGAACTTCACGGCGAAATCTACGCTGACACCTTCCAGTACTGGACCCGTCTCGAGAAGCGCCGCAAATCGCGCAGCTGACAAACGGAGCTCACACGCCCTTGCGAACCTCAACGGACATCCCCGCATCTACCCGCATCTAGGAGAACCATGGACTTCCTCTCCATCCGCGACCTCGACCTGCACGGCAAGCGCGTCTTCATTCGCGTCGACTTCAACGTCCCGCTCTCGAAAGACGGCGGTGAGATCCTTGACGACACCCGCATCCGCGAGACGCTGCCAACCATCGAGTTCGCCCTGCGCGCCAAAGCCCGCGTCATCCTCGCCGCCCACCTTGGGCGACCCAAGGGGCAGCGCGTCGAAAGCATGAGCCTGCGTCCCGTGGTCGACCGCCTCCGCATGCTGCTCGACGCTGATCTCGGTGCATCGCGCAATGTGGCGTTTTCTCCGGACTGCGTTGGCGAAATCGCGCACGAGCTGGTGGATCATCTCGAGTACGGCCAGGCGCTCCTCCTCGAAAACCTGCGCTTTCACGCGGGTGAAGAGAAGAACGATCCTGAGTTCGCCAAGCAGCTTGCCAGCCTGGCCGATGTCTTCGTCAACGACGCCTTCGGCGCTGCTCATCGCGCTCACGCTTCCACGGAAGGCATCACGCACTTCGTCTCACAAAGCGCCGCGGGACTGCTGCTGGAGAAAGAACTGAGCTATCTCGGCAAGGCACTCGATCAGCCCGATCGCCCTTTCGTTGCCATCATCGGCGGCGCCAAGGTTTCAGACAAGATCGAAGTCATCGACAACCTGCTCAACAAAGTCGATGCGCTCCTGATCGGTGGTGGCATGGCGTACACCTTCCTCAACGCCAAGGGTCAGAAGACCGGCAAAAGTCTTGTCGAAGCCGACAAGGTCGACGTCGCTGCCGCAGCGTTGAAGAAAGCGGAAGAGAAGGGCGTATGCCTCCTCTTGCCCGTCGATCACGTGCTTGCCGACCGTTTCGCCGCCGACGCAACGACGCAGATCTTTGATGGCACGGGTGACTTCCCTGCGGAACAGATGGCCCTCGACATCGGCCCGAAAACAATTGAGCTCTTCACGGAAGAGATCCGCCCCGCACGTCTCATTATCTGGAATGGCCCCATGGGAGTCTTCGAAATGCCAGCCTTCGCCAAAGGCACCATCGCCGTCGCTCATGCCGTTGCCGACAACGAAGATGCAACCACAATCGTCGGCGGCGGCGATTCGGTCTCGGCAGTCCACGCGGCCGGCGTTGCCGATCGCATCAGCCACATCTCCACCGGTGGCGGCGCCTCGCTGGAGTTCCTGGAAGGAAAAACATTGCCCGGTGTTGCGGCGCTCACGCGCCGCTAGGCCCGCATGCATGTGAGCCGGCTGAGGGATTGCCCTTTCGCGCCGGCTTGCCTAACCTTGCCCTACGCCTGAGGACGAACTGTATGCGCAAGAAAATCATTGCGGCCAACTGGAAGATGTACAAGAACCCGAGGGAGTCTCTTTCTTTCCTCGACACATTCTTGCCTCTGGTTGCCGGACACGAGCGCGATGAAATCCTGATCTTCCCCACCGCCACGTCCCTGTCCACCGTCATCGACCGCGTGGAAGGCACCAACGTGCATGCCGGCGCCCAGACCATGCACTGGCTCAACGAGGGTCCATTTACCGGCCAAACGTCGCCCACCATGCTCACCAGCATCGGCACCACGCACGTTCTGCTGGGCCACTCCGAACGCCGCCTCTACGCCAACGAGAGCTACGAGCACGTCAACCTGAAGCTGAAAGCCGCGATCGCGCACGACCTCATCCCGATACTCTGCCTTGGCGAAATGTTGGCGGACCGCCAAACCGGCTACACCAAAGACACGCTGCTGGCCCAAATGGGCGCAGCCCTGGCAAACTTGCCCACCGAAAAGGCGCAGACTCTCGTCATCGCGTACGAGCCCGTCTGGGCCATCGGCACCGGTTCCACAGCAACCCCGGACGTTGCGGACCAGGCTCATGCCATCATTCGCGGCGACCTGAAGAACCGCTTCGGTCCCGTTGTGGCCGATGCCGCTCGCATTCTGTATGGCGGGTCCGTCAAGCCGGACAACGTCAGTGCACTGCTGGCCATGCCCAACATTGATGGTGCCCTGATCGGCGGAGCCAGCCTGGATCCACACTCGCTCGCGTTGATGGTCCAGTACGCCGCACAGTAGTGATTTGTCCGCAACGAGAAAGGGCGTCCCTACCGGGACGCCCTTTTTGCACCTAGCGGCGGTAATAGGGCCGGTGGTGGCGGTAGTACGGACGGTGATAGGGCCGATGGTAGAAATGCCGACGGTACGGCGGCCGGCGGTACGGCTGGGCAAAGGCGCCAGCGGTCGCAGTCAACCCGACAACCATCAACAGAGCGGTTACAACAAAGCGCAACATCCTTGTCATGCGAGAAAACTCCAGAGGCGGAAAAGTCCTTGCCGCCTAAGACGTCATCCACGCGCGAGATGTTGCGTTCTACCGAACCACGCCAGCCTCACGAAACGGCCAGTACACAAACTCGGCCTTGCCATAGATCAAGGCCTTGGCCACTGGGCCAAACTCCCGGCTGTCAAACGAGATGGAGCGGTGATCTCCCATCACGTAATACTCCCCTGCGGGAATCTCTGTTTCGGGCTCGGAGCGCTCATCCGCGTATCGCGCCGGAACGTACGGTTCCTGCAACGCCACACCATTGATGTACACCGTGCCGTGCTGAATGGAGACCCGATCCCCTGGCAAACCGATCACCCGCTTGATGTAGCTCTTTGAAAGATCACGCGGATATTGGAACACCACGACATCGCCCCGGTGAATCTGTCCCACCCGGTACGCGATTTTGCTGATGAATAAGCGATCCTGGTCCTGCAGCATCGGCACCATGCTGGTGCCTTCCACGCGAACCGGCTGATACAGAAAAAGGATGATCAGCAGCGACGCAATCACCGCGATCACGACATCGCGCGCCCACTCATTGCGGGTGCTGTCGCCCTTACCTGCCCGCCCGCTGCCCCCACTGCGCTGCCATGCCAAGGTGTTCTGTCGCCTCCGTGGTCTCCTTCAGATACAGACGCACGCTCACCCACAATAGCGCACTCGTGCCAAAGTAACGCCCTCGCGTCAAACCGCATCGTACGTCCGTTGCACTAGAATAGAGTTGGCGAGAGACGGAGATCTTATGCCCGCAACGACTATGGAGCCAGAAACCAAGTTGAACGCCCAGCAAGGTACGCGGGACAACGTCCCTGCAGCCCTTCCAAATCTCGCGACGGAGCGGCCCAACGAGGCGGCCGAGGGCCTGGACACCAAGTCTGCCATCGACATCGCGCGCATCATCAACGCCGAGGACACCAAGGTTGCCGGGGCTGTAAAGAAGGCGCTCCCCGAAGTTGCCAGGGTGATCGACCTGGTGGCGCGCAGTCTTCGTGACGGTGGTCGCCTCATCTACGTCGGCGCCGGCTCGTCTGGCCGCATTGCGGCGCTCGACTCCTCCGAATGCCCGGCAACCTTCTCGACCTTGCCCGCTCAGGTGCAATACATTATGTGCGGAGGCCCGAAAGCGTTGGCCAGCGCCGCGGACGTGAACGAGGACTCGCCGGAGATGGGCCATCGTGACATCGCAAAGCGACGCCCCACGCGCAAAGACGTGATCATCGGCATCTCCGCCTCGGGTCGCACCCCCTACGTGGTCGGCGCCGTTGAGTACGCCAAGGCGCGCGGCG contains:
- the gap gene encoding type I glyceraldehyde-3-phosphate dehydrogenase, which encodes MAVKVGINGFGRIGRNVFRTALGNPEIEFVAVNDLTSPATLAHLLKYDSILGNLKNEVTAGDDYISVDGKKIKVFAERDPAKLPWAEVGAQVVVESTGHFTDATKAKAHLGETVKKVIISAPATNEDATIVLGVNEGIYDAAKHHVVSNASCTTNCLAPVVKVLHDTFGITSGIMTTIHSYTNDQVILDFPHKDIRRARAAALSMIPTSTGAAKALKLVIPEMAGKLDGFAIRVPTPNVSVVDLTFNTEKPITIESINAALKQASLEGPLKGYLGFTDEELVSADFRGDSRSSIVDSKLTKVVGDKTGKVISWYDNEWGYSSRVKDMILFLAAKGL
- a CDS encoding DUF2164 domain-containing protein; amino-acid sequence: MAASLEITAPLRAQAISSIQRYAEENLGDPLGDLAAGNLLDYFLSEIAPLIYNQAVSDVQERLQHRIGELHGEIYADTFQYWTRLEKRRKSRS
- a CDS encoding phosphoglycerate kinase, which gives rise to MDFLSIRDLDLHGKRVFIRVDFNVPLSKDGGEILDDTRIRETLPTIEFALRAKARVILAAHLGRPKGQRVESMSLRPVVDRLRMLLDADLGASRNVAFSPDCVGEIAHELVDHLEYGQALLLENLRFHAGEEKNDPEFAKQLASLADVFVNDAFGAAHRAHASTEGITHFVSQSAAGLLLEKELSYLGKALDQPDRPFVAIIGGAKVSDKIEVIDNLLNKVDALLIGGGMAYTFLNAKGQKTGKSLVEADKVDVAAAALKKAEEKGVCLLLPVDHVLADRFAADATTQIFDGTGDFPAEQMALDIGPKTIELFTEEIRPARLIIWNGPMGVFEMPAFAKGTIAVAHAVADNEDATTIVGGGDSVSAVHAAGVADRISHISTGGGASLEFLEGKTLPGVAALTRR
- the tpiA gene encoding triose-phosphate isomerase, giving the protein MRKKIIAANWKMYKNPRESLSFLDTFLPLVAGHERDEILIFPTATSLSTVIDRVEGTNVHAGAQTMHWLNEGPFTGQTSPTMLTSIGTTHVLLGHSERRLYANESYEHVNLKLKAAIAHDLIPILCLGEMLADRQTGYTKDTLLAQMGAALANLPTEKAQTLVIAYEPVWAIGTGSTATPDVADQAHAIIRGDLKNRFGPVVADAARILYGGSVKPDNVSALLAMPNIDGALIGGASLDPHSLALMVQYAAQ
- the lepB gene encoding signal peptidase I, translating into MAWQRSGGSGRAGKGDSTRNEWARDVVIAVIASLLIILFLYQPVRVEGTSMVPMLQDQDRLFISKIAYRVGQIHRGDVVVFQYPRDLSKSYIKRVIGLPGDRVSIQHGTVYINGVALQEPYVPARYADERSEPETEIPAGEYYVMGDHRSISFDSREFGPVAKALIYGKAEFVYWPFREAGVVR
- the murQ gene encoding N-acetylmuramic acid 6-phosphate etherase — encoded protein: MPATTMEPETKLNAQQGTRDNVPAALPNLATERPNEAAEGLDTKSAIDIARIINAEDTKVAGAVKKALPEVARVIDLVARSLRDGGRLIYVGAGSSGRIAALDSSECPATFSTLPAQVQYIMCGGPKALASAADVNEDSPEMGHRDIAKRRPTRKDVIIGISASGRTPYVVGAVEYAKARGAKTAAIVCNRDSALAEVADITITAEVGPEVISGSTRLKASSAQKMITNMITTGAMTRLGYVYDNLMVNVHMKNAKLVERGINVLMRLTGVDRETAIRTIKSSGKSIPLAAVMLKAGVDKMEALRRLQKADGNVRLAIEDSRLEL